The Actinomycetota bacterium genome contains a region encoding:
- the gap gene encoding type I glyceraldehyde-3-phosphate dehydrogenase, whose amino-acid sequence MAIRIGINGFGRIGRNVFRAGFDDPDIEFVAVNDLTDAGTLAHLLKYDSIYGVLDAEIEVTDESMTVEGKEIKVLSQKDPAALPWKDLGVDFIIESTGRFTKRGDASKHLTSGGAKKVIITAPAKEEDITIVMGVNEDMYNPKEHHIISNASCTTNCLAPVAKVLLDNFGIVKGFMTTVHAYTNDQRILDFPHKDLRRARAAAMSVIPTTTGAAKATARVIPELKGRMDGIAMRVPIPDGSVVDFVAVLEKEVTVEEVNEAFRNAADKGRYEGILEYTEDPIVSIDVIGNSYSAIFDALSTMVIGNLVKVVAWYDNEWGYSCRVIDLVRYMAERGF is encoded by the coding sequence ATGGCCATTAGGATTGGAATCAATGGATTTGGAAGGATTGGAAGGAATGTCTTTCGGGCGGGATTTGACGACCCGGACATAGAATTTGTTGCGGTCAACGATCTTACCGATGCTGGAACTCTAGCTCATCTCCTTAAATATGACTCAATTTACGGGGTTTTGGATGCTGAAATCGAGGTTACTGATGAAAGCATGACGGTCGAGGGGAAGGAAATTAAAGTCCTATCTCAGAAGGATCCCGCTGCTCTCCCATGGAAGGATTTGGGTGTGGATTTCATAATTGAATCAACGGGGAGGTTTACAAAGAGGGGAGATGCATCGAAGCATCTAACCTCGGGAGGAGCCAAGAAAGTAATCATCACCGCACCCGCAAAGGAGGAAGATATAACCATAGTTATGGGTGTAAATGAAGATATGTACAATCCCAAGGAGCATCACATTATCTCCAATGCCTCATGTACCACAAACTGCTTGGCTCCCGTGGCTAAAGTGCTCTTGGATAATTTCGGTATCGTTAAAGGTTTTATGACCACGGTCCATGCCTATACCAATGATCAGAGAATCCTCGATTTTCCCCATAAGGATCTACGTCGAGCTCGCGCCGCAGCCATGTCCGTCATCCCCACAACCACTGGAGCTGCGAAGGCCACTGCCCGGGTAATCCCCGAACTTAAAGGGAGGATGGATGGAATCGCCATGCGAGTCCCCATTCCCGATGGGTCGGTGGTTGATTTTGTGGCCGTCTTGGAAAAGGAAGTAACCGTAGAGGAGGTGAATGAAGCGTTTAGAAACGCAGCGGATAAAGGTAGATACGAGGGCATTTTAGAGTATACGGAAGATCCGATCGTTTCAATAGATGTGATAGGCAATTCGTATTCGGCGATTTTTGATGCTCTCTCAACAATGGTTATTGGAAATTTGGTAAAGGTTGTGGCCTGGTACGACAATGAGTGGGGATATTCCTGCAGGGTTATTGATCTCGTCAGATATATGGCGGAAAGGGGATTCTGA
- a CDS encoding phosphoglycerate kinase, producing the protein MNKRTVRDIDVKGKRVLMRVDFNVPINEGRVVDDTRIKAVLPTIQYLLNQGAKVILVSHLGRPKGFDERYRMGPVAESLSRLLAKEVRKVDETVTQKAEKAVNELKEGNVLLLENVRFNPGEKQNDPQFAKKLARLADVYVNDAFGAVHRAHASVVGVPKYLPAVAGFLLESEVNALSKLLENPEKPFFVLLGGSKVSDKIKVINKFLQIVDGILSGGAMCFTFLKARGVNIGKSLCEDEELDHAQEMLKKAERNGILFYLPCDVVVADSVAEDANYKVVPVEKIPDDWIGVDIGPKTIQIYKDVLKKAKTIFWNGPVGVFEIEAFSSGTRAMAEAIAQANATTIVGGGDSDAALRKYGLEDKVSFVSTGGGASLRLLEGTPLPGVEALMDK; encoded by the coding sequence TTGAATAAAAGGACTGTCAGGGATATCGATGTAAAAGGTAAAAGGGTTTTGATGAGAGTCGATTTCAATGTCCCAATCAATGAAGGAAGGGTAGTCGACGATACAAGAATTAAAGCGGTTCTGCCAACTATTCAATATCTTTTGAATCAAGGGGCCAAGGTTATCTTGGTTTCTCATTTGGGGAGACCGAAGGGTTTCGATGAGCGGTATAGGATGGGTCCGGTCGCTGAATCCCTCTCAAGACTCCTCGCTAAGGAAGTGCGGAAGGTGGATGAAACCGTCACTCAGAAAGCTGAAAAAGCCGTCAATGAACTTAAGGAAGGCAATGTGCTCCTCTTAGAAAATGTGCGCTTCAATCCCGGGGAGAAGCAAAATGATCCACAATTTGCAAAGAAATTGGCAAGACTCGCCGATGTCTATGTCAACGATGCCTTTGGAGCTGTTCACCGAGCCCACGCATCGGTTGTAGGAGTACCCAAATATTTACCCGCAGTGGCGGGTTTTTTATTGGAAAGTGAGGTGAATGCCTTAAGCAAGTTATTGGAGAACCCCGAAAAGCCCTTCTTTGTACTCCTTGGAGGGAGCAAAGTTTCCGACAAAATTAAGGTGATCAATAAATTTTTACAGATAGTGGATGGAATTCTAAGTGGCGGAGCGATGTGTTTTACTTTTCTAAAAGCAAGGGGGGTAAACATCGGCAAATCCCTTTGTGAGGATGAGGAACTCGATCACGCACAAGAGATGCTCAAGAAAGCGGAGAGAAATGGAATTTTATTTTATTTACCTTGTGATGTTGTGGTCGCGGATAGCGTCGCTGAGGATGCAAATTATAAAGTCGTTCCCGTCGAGAAAATTCCGGATGACTGGATAGGAGTGGATATAGGTCCCAAGACCATTCAGATATATAAGGATGTTCTCAAGAAAGCTAAAACCATATTCTGGAATGGACCCGTTGGCGTATTTGAAATTGAGGCTTTCTCCTCTGGAACACGTGCTATGGCGGAAGCCATCGCACAAGCCAATGCCACGACGATAGTTGGCGGAGGAGACTCTGATGCTGCCCTTAGGAAATACGGTCTTGAGGATAAGGTGTCCTTTGTATCAACGGGTGGAGGGGCATCCCTTAGATTGTTAGAGGGTACGCCGCTACCAGGAGTCGAAGCCTTGATGGACAAATAG
- the tpiA gene encoding triose-phosphate isomerase produces the protein MRKPIIAGNWKMNKTVEEAVELVQDLIPLVADVEDVEIVVCPPFTVLKSISTVIEFSNPNISLGAQDMHWEEKGAYTGEISPVMLLDIGVKYVIIGHSERRRYFGETDEMVDKKVKSALSHGLIPIMCIGETLEQREAGETQRVVTTQLLKGLEGLKKEDIEKVVIAYEPVWAIGTGRSATPEDANDVIRSIRALIGAQFGVETAKKVRIQYGGSVTPENIAGFMDEPEIDGALVGGASLDAESFAKIVKSRR, from the coding sequence ATGCGAAAACCCATCATTGCTGGGAATTGGAAAATGAATAAAACGGTGGAAGAAGCAGTCGAGTTGGTGCAGGATCTCATCCCTCTGGTCGCAGATGTGGAGGATGTGGAGATAGTGGTTTGCCCTCCCTTTACCGTTTTGAAGAGTATATCCACGGTGATTGAGTTCAGCAATCCAAACATCTCCCTCGGTGCTCAAGATATGCACTGGGAGGAAAAAGGGGCTTATACCGGCGAGATTTCCCCTGTCATGCTTCTCGATATCGGGGTGAAATATGTGATCATTGGTCATTCCGAACGCCGTCGGTATTTCGGAGAGACGGATGAGATGGTTGATAAGAAGGTAAAATCGGCGCTTTCTCATGGTCTCATTCCCATAATGTGTATCGGAGAAACCCTCGAGCAGAGGGAAGCGGGAGAGACACAGAGGGTGGTAACTACTCAGCTCCTCAAAGGCTTAGAGGGATTGAAGAAAGAGGATATAGAAAAGGTGGTCATCGCCTATGAACCGGTGTGGGCCATCGGGACCGGAAGGTCAGCTACCCCTGAGGATGCCAATGATGTGATCAGGAGCATCAGAGCTCTCATTGGCGCTCAATTCGGTGTCGAGACGGCAAAGAAGGTAAGAATTCAATATGGAGGAAGCGTTACCCCCGAAAATATCGCTGGATTCATGGACGAACCCGAAATCGATGGCGCTCTGGTCGGCGGAGCAAGTTTAGATGCTGAAAGCTTCGCCAAGATAGTCAAATCCCGTCGATAG